The nucleotide window CCAGGCCGCCGCCACGCACAAGACGTTGTCGTGCCTGGACTGCCACGTGGACGGCGCCCGCTTTCCCCACGACCGGCAGCAACGCGCCGCCTGCGCCACCTGCCACGCCCGCCACGACGAGAAGACGATCCACGACGCCCACCAAAGCGTCACGTGCGAGGCCTGCCACCTCTCCGGGACGACGCCCGTCAAGGACGCGGCCACGGGGACGATCGTCGCCAGGCGCGACAAGGCCCCCGCACCGCTGGCCGTGCATGCCATGACGCTGCCCGCCGGCGAAGCCTCCTGCCGCCGCTGCCACGTCCCGGGCAACGCCCTCGGCGCGGCGGCCATGGTCCTGCCGGCCAAGGGCGTCATCTGCCTGCCCTGTCACGCCGCCACCTTCTCCGTGGCCGACACCACGAGCCGGCTGTCGCTGCTGGTCTTCGCCGGCGGCATGGCCGTCCTGGCCGCCTTCTGGTTCTCGGGCGCGGGCCTTGGCGCCCGGTCCGAAACCGGACACGGCGGGGACAGCACCGGGGCCGGGCATGGCGGGCACGGCGCCCGGTCCATCGACTGGGCGCGGCTGGGCGACACGATCCTCTACGACATCTTCCTGCAACGCCGGCTCTACCGGCAATCGCGATCGCGCTGGGCCATCCACGCCCTGATCTTCTACCCCTTCGTGCTGCGCTTCCTGTGGGGCCTGGCCGGCCTGCTCGGGTCGCTCTGGACTCCCCGGGCCGGGTGGCCGTGGATGCTCCTGGACAAGAACAACCCCGTGGGCGCCTTGGTGTTCGACGCAAGCGGCCTGGCGCTTTTGGCCGGCCTTATCCTGGCCGGCGTGTCCTGGCGGCGCCGCCGGGACGGCGAGGCGCCGGTGACCGGCCTGCCCGGCCGCGACTGGCCGGCCCTGGTTCTGCTTGGCGCCCTGGTGCTCGTCGGCTTCGTCCTGGAAGGGATGCGCATCGCCATGACCGGCTGGCCGGCCGGCTCGGGCTGGGCCTTCCTGGGCTACGCCCTGTCTCGGGCCTTCGCCGCCGACCCGGCCGGCCTGACCGGGCCGTACGGCTACGTCTGGTACGCTCACGCCATCCTGACCGGGCTGGTGGTGGCCTACCTGCCCGCCAGCCAGTTGCGCCACGCCCTGACCGCGCCCCTGGCCCTGCTGGCGCGGGCTCTCGGCAAGGAACAATAAACGACGCGCCCGCGCGCCGCCCTGTCGCGGCAGCGGGCGCCCAACCGACAACCGCCAAGGCCACGCGCCGCCAAGGAGACCGCATATGGACATCGCCGGCTACAACATGCCCGAGGATCTCTACTACGACACCTACCACTTCTGGACCCGCGTCGACGGCGACCTGCTCGTCATGGGCATGGACGACTTCGCCGAGAAGCTGGCCGGCCAGATCGTGTTCGTGCAGCTGCCCTTCGAGGGCAAGGCCGTGGTGGCCGGCAAGAAGTTCGCCAAGATCGAATCCGGCAAGTGGCTCGGCACGGTCTACGGCCCGGTGGACGGCGAGATCGTCGGCGTCAACCAGGACCTGGAGTCCAACCCGGCCCTGATCAACCAGGACTGCTACGGCGCCGGCTGGATGTACCGGATTCGGCCCAAGGACCCGGGGCAACTGAGCCGGCTCATCCACGGCGGCCGGGACGTCCTCGAACCTTGGCTTGCCGCGGACATCAAGAAATTCAAGCAGGACTAGCATGCGTCAGACAGCCTTTCCCCTTGCCCGACGCCTGGACATGGCGGCTTGCGCCTCCTGCCGGCTGTGCGTCGACGTCTGTCCGGCCGTGGCCGCGACCCGGGACGGCTCCCTGTCGGCCCTTGGGCGCATGAAGGGCCTTAGGGACCTGCTGCGGCGCCGGGGCGGCCTGTGGCGCAGGCTGTTGCGCCTGCCCGAGCCCACGCCCGAGGAACTCAAGGCCTTCGGCGCCTCGGTCTTTCGCTGCTCGCTGTGCGGCGGTTGCCAGGAGGTCTGCCCCCTGGGCATCCAGCTCAAGGAGCTGTGGCTGTCGCTACGGGAAGAACTCGTGCGCACGGGCAACAACCCCAAAAAAATCGAGATGATCCGCGACAACCTCGAAGAGAGCCGCAACGTCTTCGCCGAGGACAACGCCGAACGGGCCGACTGGGTCGACGACATGCGCGATCCGCCGGACGACGGTTTCCAAAAGGACACGGCCGAGGTGGTCTTTTTCACGGGCTGCGTGGGGGCCTATTTCCCCCTGGCCCAGAAGATCCCCGTGGCCTTGTGCGAGATCTTCCAGGCAAGCGGCGTGGACTTCACCCTGCTTGGGGCCGACGAATGGTGCTGCGGCTTTCCGCTGGTCGGCGCCGGGCTTGGGGAAGGGCTGCCGGCGTTCATCGAGCACAACGTGGCGGCCGTGGCGGCCAAGGGCGCACGCCAAGTCGTCTTCACCTGCCCGTCCTGCTACCAGATCTGGCGCGAGGCCTATCCCCAGCGCTTCGAGCTTTACCACGCCTCGCAGTTTCTGACCGACCTGGTGGCCGCCGGCAAGGTGCCGCTCAAACCCCTGGAGATGACCGTGACCTATCACGACCCCTGCGACCTGGGGCGCGGGGCGCGGGTTTTCGACGCCCCGCGCGATGTCCTTCGGGCCATCCCGGGGCTGACCCTGGTGGAGATGGGCCACAACCGCGAAAACTGCCTGTGCTGCGGCGGCGGCGGCAACCTGGAGATGCTCGACGCCGAACTGTCCGCGGCCATGGCCAAGCGCAAGGTCGAGGAGGCCGTGGCCACGGGGGCGCAGGCCGTGGTCACCACCTGCCAGCAATGCGTGCGCACCATGACCACCTATGCCCGGCGCAACAAGGTGGCCATCGAGGTGCTGGACCTGACCCAACTGGTGCGGCGGGCCCTGGCCGGCTAGCCCGCCGGCCGGGCGCGGAGGATAATCATGCGGACATGGCGACTGCTGGATTTGCCGCCCCTGACGGCGGCGGAGAACATGGCCCTGGACGAGGTGCTGCTGGAGCTCAAGGGCGAGGGGGCGGACGTGCCCAACACCCTGCGGTTTCTGCAATTTTCACCCCGGGCCGTGCTGGTCGGCTTCCACCAGTCGGTGGCCGAGGAGGTCCGGGTGTCCTACTGCCGGGACAACGGCATCGACATCAACCGCCGCATCACCGGCGGCGGGGGCCTGTTGTTCGACGAGAGCCAGATCGGCTGGGAAATCATCTGCGACAAGGCCTTCTTCGACCTGGTGGTGCCCACGGACCGGTTGTTTCGCGAATTGTGCCGGCCCGTGGTCGCGGCCTTGCGGGCCATGGGCATCGACGCCCGGTTCCGCCCCCGAAACGACATCGAGGTGGCCGGCCGCAAGCTCTCGGGCACGGGCGGCACCGACCACGAGGGGGCCTTCCTCTTCCAGGGAACGCTGCTGACCGACTTCGACGTCGAAACCATGCTCAAAAGCCTGCGCATCCCGGTGGAAAAGCTCAAGGCCAAGGAGATCGACTCGGTTAAAAAGCGCGTGACCTGCCTGGCCTGGGAACTGGGCCGCGCCCCGGAGCCGGCCGCGGTCAAGGCCGCCCTGGCCCGGGCCTTCGCCCGCCACCTGGGCGTGCGCCTGGAGCCGGCCGGGCTCACCCCGCAGGAGAAGCGCCTCCTGGCCGAGCGCCTGCCCTCTTTCCGCTCCAAGGAGTGGATCGACCTGGTCAACCCGAAATACGAGAAGACCGAGGTGGTCCAGGCCGCCTACAAGTCGCCAAACGGCCTGGCCCGCTTCACCCTGGCCGTCAACCTGCCCCGCAAGGTCCTCAAGAACGTCTTCATCACCGGCGACTTCCTGTCCTTTCCCAGCCGGGCGCTTTTTGACCTGGAGGCGGCCCTGCGCGGCCTGCCGCTTAACGCCGACGTCCTGTGCGGCGTCATCCACCGCTTTTTCGACGAAGGCCGCATCGCCATCCCGGGCATGGAGGCCGAGGACCTGTGCAAGCCCGTGCGCCAGGCCCTGGAAAAGGCCGCCATCGCCCGCCACGGCATCCCGCTCGAATACTGCAACCAGATCAGCCTGACCAACGGCAGCTTCGACGAGGTCATCGCCCGAAAGCCCTCGGCCCTGCTGCTGCCCTACTGCTCCAAGCTCAAGGACTGCGACCTGCGCTTTACCAAGGACTGCCGGGCCTGCGGCGAATGCACCGTGGGCCAGGCCTGGGCCATGGGCCGGGAGCGCAACATGCGAAACGTCTGCGTCACCAGTTTCGAGGACCTCATGGCCGAACTGGCCGGCCTGCGCCAGGCCGGGGCCCGGGCGTTCATCGGCTGCTGCTGCCAGCCCTTTTTCACCAAGCACGTGGACGACTTCGCCAGGGCCGGCCTGCCCGGCATCCTGGTCAACATCGACGACACCACCTGCTACGACCTGAGCCAGGAGGACGAGGCCCACCAAGGCACCTTCGCCAGCCAGACCCACCTCAACCTCGGCCTGCTGGCCGCCGTGCTGGACGCGGCCCGGGCCTGAGGACCGCCATGGAAACGTTGCGCTGCGACGTGCTGGTGGTGGGGGCGGGGCCGGCCGGGTCGTGCGCCGCCCGGGAGGCGGCCAAGGCCGGGGCGGACGTCCTCGTGGTCGAGCGCCGCCGCCGGGTGGGCCTGCCCGTGCAGTGCGCCGAATACATCCCGGCGCCGCTTGTGGGCGAGGCCGGCGTCGGGCGCGGCTACGTCGTCCAGGAAGTGGCCGGCATGCGCACCTGGCTCCAGGGCGGCCTCATCCAGGAACTGCCCGCCCCGGGGCTCATGATCCGCCGCGACCGCTTCGACCAGGCCCTGGCCGCATCGGCCAGCCAGGCCGGGGCGCGCCTGCTCCTCGGCACCGCCGCCATCGCCCTGTCCGGCCGGTGCCTTGCGGCCACGGACGCGGGCGGCCGGCAGTTGGCCATCACCGCCAGGGTGGTCGTCGGCGCCGACGGCCCCCACTCCCGCATCGGCCGGGCCATCGGCTCGGCCAACCGCCACTGCCTGCCCGCCGTGCAGTTCCGGGTGCGCCTGACGCGGCCGCTGACCCACACCGAGGTCTTTTTCGACGACCGCATCCGCGGCGGCTACGCCTGGCTGTTCCCCAAGGGCGAACAGGCCAACCTGGGCCTGGGCATGCTGCGCCCCGGCCCGGGCCTGCCCGGGATCGTGGCCGTGCTGCGCGCGCTTTGGGCCGAACTGCGGGCCAAGGGCCGCATCGCCGGCGAACCGCTGGGGAGCTGCGCCGGCTGGATTCCGGCCGAGGCGCCGCGCCGCGTCGTTGCCGGCGGCGTGCTCCTGGCCGGGGACGCCGCCGGCCATACCCATCCCATAACCGGTGCCGGCATCTTCCAGGCCGTCCTGGGCGGCAAGATGGCTGGCGCCTGGGCGGCCCGGGCCGCCCTTTCCGGCGATACCGGCCTGCTCGCCGGCTACCAGGACGCATGGGACGATTTTTACGGCGAGACCCTGGCCCGGGCCCATGTCCGGCGACAGTTGCTGGAAAGCCGCCCGGGCGATCTGGAATCCGTCATCCGGCGCTGCTGGGTGGGCTTTCGGGAGTATTATGCGGACGCTTGAAACGCGGCTTGCCCAGGCCCGGGAACTGTCCTTCGCACACCACGGGAAACGCATCGGCTTCCACCTGCCGGGCATGTTCACCGTGGGCGCGACCCGGGGCCGCTACCCGGCCGTCTCCATTACCGGCGACGCCTGCGCGCTCACCTGCGACCACTGCCGGGGCAAACTCCTGTTACCCATGATCAAGGCCATGACCCCGCAGTCCCTGGTGGAGAAATGCCTGGCCCTGGAGGCGGACGGGCATCTGGGCGTGCTTGTCAGCGGCGGCTGCGGCCCGGACGGCGACCTGCCCTGGGAGGCCTTCCTGCCGGCCCTGGCCGCGGTCAAGGCCACGACGAGGCTCACCGTCTCCGTGCACAGCGGCTTCGTCGACCGGGAGACCGCCCGGGGCCTCAAGGCGGCCGGCGTGGACCAGGCACTCGTCGACGTCATCGGCAGCGACGACACCTACCGCGCCGTCTACCACGTGGACGGCGGGCTCGCCCGCCTGGAGGCGTCGCTGGCCGCCCTGACCGGGGCCGGGCTCCCCGTCATTCCCCATATCGTGTGCGGCCTGCACTACGGCGAGTTGCGCGGCGAAGCCCGCGCCCTGGACATCGTGGCCGAAATCGACCCGGACCTGGTCGTCATCCTGTCGCTCATGAACCTGCCGGGCACGCCCATGGCGCGCGTGGCACCGCCGCCGGCCGAAGCCGTGGCCGAGTTGCTCATCGCCGCGCGGCTGCGCCTGCCCCGGGCGCAAATGAGCCTCGGCTGCGCCCGGCCCCGGGGCGGCGAGCGCCTGGAGACCCTCGCCGTGGCGGCCGGCGTCAACCGCCTGGCCCTGCCCTCGGACGCGGCCCGGCAGCGGGCCGCAGAACTGGGACTGGCCGTCGACTACCGCCGGACCTGCTGTTCGGTGCGCCACGGCCCGACCGAAAACCCGTGGTGACGGCCGGCCCGGCCGGACCTCGCCCGGACGGGGCCACCGCGCCCCTGGAGCCAATACCGATGGAACCGCTGGAAGCGTCGCGACACGCCACCCCGAACGATCCCTTGCGGGAAAGCCCGACCTATCTCCGCCTGAGCCTGGCCGCCGCCATGACCCTGGGCTTCGCTCCGGGGCTCTTCTACCGCGACGCGCGGCTTTCCTGCATCAACCTGCTTTTGACCTACGCCTCGGGCTGCGCCGCCCGCTGCGCCTACTGCGGCCTGTCCGGCGAGCGGCCGGACGGGGCGGGCGGACAAAGCTTCATCCGCGTCACCTGGCCCACGCATTCCCTGGACGACATCACCCAAGCCATCGCCGCGCGCCGGGACCGGGTCAAACGCATCTGCATCTCCATGCTGACCAACCGCCGCTGCGCCCGGGACACGGAAACCGTCTGCCGCCGGCTGCGCCAACGCTTCGACATCCCGGTGTCGCTGCTCGTCTCGCCCACGGTCATCGACCGCGACGACCTGCTGGCCTTCAAGAAGGCCGGCGCGGACAAGGTCGGCGTGGCCATCGACCTGGCCACCCCGGAACTCTTCGACCGCTACCGGGGGGCCGGCGTGGGCGGCCCCCACCACTGGGACGCCTATTGGCGCTGCCTGGGCCAGGCCATCGACATCTTCGGCCGGGGGTTCGCCGGCGCCCATTTCATGGTCGGCCTGGGCGAGACCGAGGCGGACATGTGCGCCGCCATGGCCCGGGTGCGGGAGATGGGCGGCAACACCCACCTGTTCTCCTTTTTCCCCGAACCGGCCTCGGCCCTGGCCGACCACCCCCAGCCGCCCATGGAACAATACCGCCGGGTGCAGCTGGCCCGCTACCTCATCGACGCCGGCCGGACCCGGGCCGAGCGCTTCGCCTACGACGAGGCCGGCCGGATCGCGTCCTACGGCCTGCCCGGGGACGTCATCCAGGCGGTCGTGGCCTCGGGCGAGCCCTTCCGCACCAGCGGCTGCACCGGCTACGACGGTACGGTCGCCTGCAACCGGCCCTACGCCAATTCGCGGCCGGGGCCGGACATCCGCAACTACCCCTTCAAGCCCGACCGCAACGACATCCGACGCATCCGCCGGCAGATGAGGTAGGCCCGCCATGCCCCTGGACGAACGCATCATCACCGAAGCCATCCTCGAAACCTATTGCGCCAAGTTCAAGTCGTGCCTCGACCTCGACACGGCCGTTGTCGGCGGCGGCCCCTCGGGGCTGGTCGCGGCCATGCTCCTGGCCCGGGAGGGCTTCAACGTCGCCCTCTACGAACGCAAGCTGTCCCTGGGCGGCGGCATGTGGGGCGGCGGCATGACCTGGAACGTCATCGTGGTCCAGAAGGAGAGCCTGCGGCTACTCACCGACGTGGGCGTGCCGGTGACGCGCTTTCGCGACGGCTACTACACGGCCGATGCCCCGACCGCCGCCTCGACCCTGGCCGCGGCCGCCTGCCAGGCCGGGGTCAAGGTCTTCAATTGCGTCAGCGTCGAGGACGTGGTGCTGCGCGAGGTCGACGGGGCCAAGCGGGTGACCGGGCTGGTGCTCAATTCCTCGGCCGTGGAACTGGCCGGCCTGCACGTGGACCCGCTGGTGGTGGGCGCCCGGTACGTCATTGAGGCCACGGGCCATGCCGTGGAGGTGCTCAAGACCCTCGTGCGCAAAAACGACGTGGAACTGCTCACGCCAAGCGGCGGCATCGAGGGCGAACAGTCCTTGTGGGCGGAGGTGGCCGAAACCAACACCCTAAGAAACACCCGGGAGGTCTTCCCGGGACTCTACGTGGCCGGCATGGCCGCCAACGCCAGTTTCGGCTCCTACCGCATGGGCCCGATCTTCGGCGGCATGCTGCTTTCCGGCGAAAAGGCCGCCCGGGAAATCGCCGGCAGGCTGCGCGACCGCCACGAACACGCGTAGCGGCAACGAAGGACAGTGGGTCAGCCAACACAACAAAGGGGATTCGTATGAGCGAAACGATGCGCGCCGCCGTCTGGTATGGGAAAAAGGATGTCCGCGTGGAGACCGTGCCTGTTCCGCCGCCCCCCGCGCCCGGCTGGGTCAAGATCAAGGTCGCCTGGTGCGGCATCTGCGGCTCGGACCTGCACGAATACCTGGCCGGCCCGATCTTCATTCCGGTGGGCGCCCCCCATCCCCTGACCGGCAAACAGGGCAGCCTCATCCTCGGCCACGAGTTCACGGGCACGGTGGTGGCGGTGGGCGAAGGCGTGACCAACCTGCGGCTGGGCGACCGGGTGGCGCCGGATGCCTGCCAGCATTGCGGGGTGTGCGGCCCCTGCCAGGTCGGCCGCTACAATGTCTGCGAAAAACTGGCCTTCACCGGCCTGCACAACGACGGCGCCTTCGCCCCCTACGTCAACGTGCCGGCCGAGCTGTGCTACATCCTGCCCGAGGGAGTGGACTTCGAGGCCGGAGCGGTCATCGAGCCCCTGGCCACGGGATTCAAGGCCGTGCGCGAGGCCGGTTCCATCCTCGGCGACACGGTGGCCATCATCGGTGCCGGCACCATCGGCCTGGGCGTGCTGCAGGCGGCCAAGGCCGCCGGCGCGGGCAAGGTCATCGTGCTGGAGATGTCGGCCGCCCGCACGGCCAAGGCCTGGGAATGCGGCGCCGACGTGGTGCTGAGCCCCAAGGAATGCGACCCCGTGGCCGAGGTGAAAAAGCTCACCGGCGGCAGCGGCGCCGACGTCTCCTTCGAATGCGTGGGGCACAAGCTGACCGGCCCCCTGGCCGTGGACCTCATCCGCAACATCGGCAAGGCCATCATCGTGGGCATCTTCGAGGAGCCCAGTTCCTTTAACTTCTTCAGCTTAAGCGGCACGGACAAGACCGTCGTCGGCACCCTGGCCTACACCATCCGCGACTTCAAGGGCGTGGCCACCCATCTGGCCAGCGGCCGGATCAAGGCCGAGCCCCTCATTACCGGCCGCATCGGCCTGGAAGACATCGTGGAAAAGGGCTTTTTGGAGTTGATCAACAACAAGGACGAAAACATCAAGATCCTCGTCAAGCCCGAGGACTAGCCCCTCGCCCTGACGCCTCCGCCGGCCGCCGACGGAGGCGTCAGGCGTGGCCTCAGATCCCTTCGCCGAAACCGAAGAACTCCCGGGCCGCCAGGCGGCGGCGCCGCTCCTGGCGGTAGCTGTCGCGCAGCAGGCGCCGCAGGTCCTGGAACACCCGGGCCGCGTACAGGTCGTCCCGGGACCGCGGCCGGAGAACGGGCAGCGGCTCGTCGTACACCGCCGGCCCGGCCGCCGGCGGCAGCCCGATGACGCGGTCGGCCAGGTACAGGGCCTCGTCCAGGTCCTCGGTGGCCATGACCACGGTGCGCCGTGGGCTCGCGCCGGCCACGAGCCGGGGAAGCAGGTCCTCCAGGGCGGTGCGCTCCCGGGGCTCCAGCAGACAGAACGGATCGTCGAGAAACAGCACCGGCGAGCCCAGGGCCAACGCCCGCACCAGGCTGGCCCGCAGCCGCCCGCCCCTGGTCAGCTCCAGGGGCCGCCGGTCCAGGTCGTCGCCGAGCCCGGCCAGGGCCAGATAGTCCTCGGCCAGGGCGCGGCCGTGCCCGGGCGGGCTGTCCGGCCGGGCCGCCTCGCAGGCCAGAAGCAGGTTGTCCCGAAGGCTCAGCCAGGGAAAAAGCCCGCTGTCGCAAAGGACCAGCCCCCGGTCGAGGTCCTGGCCGGCCACCGGGCGGCCGTCCCAGGCGATCCGGCCGAAGGCCGGAATCTCCAGGCCCGCCAGCAGCCGCAGCAGCATCGACTTGCCGCAGCCGGGCGGGCCGAAAAGGCCCACGAACGCCCCGGGCTCGACGTGAAACCGCAGGTCCTCGATCACGGTGCGGCCCTCGCGCACCGCGCGCAGGTCGCTGACGGACAATCCCTTCTTGTGCGCCGGCCGGGCGCTGGCGGACGTCATGACGGACTCCTTGGCAATAGGGGGTGTGGTCCTGGTTGGCGGCAACCGCTTATCTTGACTAAATCGATCGATTTAGAAATAAAATAAGCCCGCCCTCCCGTCAACACCCGCGCCCGGCCCGCCGGTTTTCCTTGCCTCAGGCTTTCCCGGCCGTGGCAACGACCTGCTCGATGACCCGCCGCATCTCGTCCAGATCCACGGGCTTGGCCACGTAGCCATCCATGCCCGCCGCCAGAAACCGCTCCCGGTCGCCGGTCATGGCGTAGGCGGTCAGGGCCACGATGGGGATATCGCGGTTGCGGATTCCGCCGGCGCCCTCGCGGATGCGCCTTGTCGCGGTCACGCCGTCGAGGACCGGCATCTGCACGTCCATGAGCACGCAGTCGAAAGTCTCCCGCCCCAGCGCCTCCAGGGCCTGCTGGCCGTTGTCCACGGCCGCCACCCGGTATCCGGCCTTTTCCAGGAATCGCCGGAGGCTGATCTGACTGATGCGGTCGTCGTCGGCCAGGAGGATGCGCCGTCCCACCGGGGCCGACGACGGGGCGGCGGCCTTCGTGGCGGCAACCTCCGTGGCGGCCGGGCTGCCCGGCGGCAGGCCCATGGGGAGCGTGAGATAGACCGTGGTCCCCTGCCCTTCCTGGCTTTCGATGGTCATGGTCCCCCGCAGCAAGCCCACCAGCCGCCTGGTGATGGTCAGGCCCAGTCCGGCCCCCTCCTGGGGCCGGGAGGAGGACCCCGCCACCTGGGTGAAGGGATCGCAGACCAGGGGCAGCTTGTCGTCGGGGATACCCACGCCGGTATCGGCCACGCAAAACAGCAGGCGCGCGCGGTCGGGGGAGGCCGGCGCCAGGGCGGATACGGACAGCCGCACCGAGCCCGCGACCGTGAACTTCAGGGCGTTGCCGACCAGGTTGAACAGAATCTGGCGGATGCGCACCTCGTCGCCGACAAGGGACTCCGGCAGGCCGCCATCCGGCTCCAAGGCCAGGACCAGCCCCTTTTCCCGGCAAAGGGGCATGAAGGTGTCGTGCAAGGCGCGCAACAGGTCACCGAGGCGCAAGGTCGTCTCGGTGACGGACAGGCGCCCGGCCTCGATGCGGGAAAGGTCCAGGATATCGGAGAGCAGCCGGGTCAGGCGCTCGCCCGAACGCAGGGCCACCCGGGTGTATTCGTCCTGTTCCCGATCGAGCGTCGTGGTCCGCAGCAGTTGGAGCATGCCCAGGATCCCGTTGAGCGGGGTCCGTATTTCATGGCTCATGTTGGCCAGGAATTCGCTCTTGGCCCGGTTGGCGGCCTCGGCCGCCTCCTTGGCCTCGACGATGGCCATCTCGGCCCGTTTGCGGACCGTGACGTCCTCGCTGAAGCACACGATGCCGCCGATCTCCCCGGTGGATTTGAACCAGGGCCTGATTTCCCAGGAAATCCACTGGATGCTGCCATCGCTGCGGGTGAAGGACTCGTTGACGCCGCCGGCCACCCGGCCGGCCAGGCCAAGGCGGTGGATTTCCCGCAGGCGCTCCGGGAGCTCCGGAAAGACCGCGTAATGGGAAAGGCCGGTGAGGTTTTTCCCGCCAAGGCCGTAGTCGTCGTTCCAGCGGCGGCTGGCGGCCAGATAGACCATGTCCCGGTCGAACATGGCGATGGCGGCCGGGGCGTGCTCCACGAACAGGCGCAGCTGCTCCTCGCGTTCGGCCAGGGCCTGTTCGATGCGCTTGCGCTCGGTGATGTCCACGAAGCTGGCCAACAGGCCCTCGCCGACGGCCATGCCGGCGATGAGTACCGTGCGCGTGCGGCCGTCCTTGCAGGTCACCGGGTATTCGGCCTGGGGCACGTCCGGGTCTTCGCCGGCGCCCCGGCGCATGGCCCGGTCCCAAAGGGCGCGAAGCTCCTCCCGTTTGGCCGGGTCGGGGGAGGCCTTGCCCATCCAGGCTTCCAGGCTGGGGATATCCTCGAGGGTGTATCCGAACAGCGCGACGAAGCGGTCGTTGAGGTCCAGGATGCACCCGTCGCGGCTCATGTAGCCCATGGGCACCGGAGAGAAGCTGAAGAGTTCGCGAAACCGCGCGGCGCTGGCCTGTTCGGCCCGCCGGGCCTCCCTGATTTCGGTCACGTCCTGGAACATGACCACGAACCGCTCGCCCTCCAGGGGGAAGGCCGAAATCTGGAAATGCTTGCCCAGTTCCGGCATGGTGGTTTCAAAGGTCGTGGGCCGGCGCGTTTCGAGCATGGAGACGTGGGTATCCAGATCCGGAACCCGGTCGAGCCCGAAGACGTCACGGACCCGGCGTCCCACGGCCTCCCGGCGGCTGACCCCGAAAATGCGTCCATAGGCCGGATTCGCGTCGAGCAGGAGATAGTCCGCCGGCCGGCCCGCCCCGTCGCGCACGAGTTCCACCACGCACAAGCCTTCGTTCATGGACTCGAACAGCGCGCGGTACTTCTCCTCGCCGCGGCGCCGCGCTTCCCGCAAGGCGGCCGGCGACGGCGCCTCCGGGTCGCCCACGGCGCCGTCATGGTCAAGGTCCCCGTCGCCGGGCCACGGGTCCGGCCAACGGCCGCCCGCGACCTCGGCGGCCCCGTGCTCGAAAAGCACCAACAGGGATCGCAGCCGGCCCGCGTCGTCGAGCACCGGCTCCACGCGCAGGTCCAGGCGCCCGGACGGGGCCGGGCCGGGGTCCCGGGGCAATCCCGTGACGCGGGCCGCGACCAGGCTGTCGGCGGCCTGCCCCAGGGCCGCGCGCAACGGCCGGCGCAAGTCCTCCCGCGCCAGGCCCGGCAGGCCCTGTCCGGGTTCTCCGGGGGGAAAGGCCAGAAACGGCCGCAAATCCCCGCGCACGAAGAGGACCCGCAGCCCCGGGTCGACCAGCACGCACGCAGGCTCGGACAGCCTGCCCAGGATCTCCTGGGCCACCGCCTCCGGGCTCGTGGCCCGGCTTCCGGGACCGTCGTCCGACGTGGCCGCCGCGACCGGACCATGGGACGGCTCGGGGTTGTCCGGCCGCGCCTGCCGATCGACGGACTCCATTGCCCTCCGCTCACCCATGATACCGCCTCCCGGACGTTCCGGATTGCTCGCTACCGAGAGGCATTCCGGGCCGATTGACGGAAACGTATTACGGATAACGGAAAAATAAAAAGCTTTTTCGGTCGATGGAACGACTCGCCGGGCCCGGGCCGAACCGGACGGGCCCCGGCGCCGCCGGCGGTTCCCCCGCCCGCCGCCCGGCCAAGGCCGCTGCGGCGCCCCCCACGGTCGTCGCCTCAGGCCGGGTGGGGGCCGTTTGCACAATCGGCCAGCGCGTCCATGCGGACAAAGCGATACGTGCCGGAGGTGGCCAGATGGTCCAGGAAGGCGGTGTAGGCGGCAAGCATGGGGGCGTTGCCGGAAAAGCGCTTCTCGCAGTGGGTCAGCAGCACCACCACGCCGCCGCTGCGGGCGATGGCCGCGGCCGTCGCCTGCCACAGGGCCAGGATCTCCCCGGGCGCGTG belongs to Solidesulfovibrio sp. and includes:
- a CDS encoding ATP-binding cassette domain-containing protein — its product is MTSASARPAHKKGLSVSDLRAVREGRTVIEDLRFHVEPGAFVGLFGPPGCGKSMLLRLLAGLEIPAFGRIAWDGRPVAGQDLDRGLVLCDSGLFPWLSLRDNLLLACEAARPDSPPGHGRALAEDYLALAGLGDDLDRRPLELTRGGRLRASLVRALALGSPVLFLDDPFCLLEPRERTALEDLLPRLVAGASPRRTVVMATEDLDEALYLADRVIGLPPAAGPAVYDEPLPVLRPRSRDDLYAARVFQDLRRLLRDSYRQERRRRLAAREFFGFGEGI
- a CDS encoding PAS domain S-box protein, whose product is MESVDRQARPDNPEPSHGPVAAATSDDGPGSRATSPEAVAQEILGRLSEPACVLVDPGLRVLFVRGDLRPFLAFPPGEPGQGLPGLAREDLRRPLRAALGQAADSLVAARVTGLPRDPGPAPSGRLDLRVEPVLDDAGRLRSLLVLFEHGAAEVAGGRWPDPWPGDGDLDHDGAVGDPEAPSPAALREARRRGEEKYRALFESMNEGLCVVELVRDGAGRPADYLLLDANPAYGRIFGVSRREAVGRRVRDVFGLDRVPDLDTHVSMLETRRPTTFETTMPELGKHFQISAFPLEGERFVVMFQDVTEIREARRAEQASAARFRELFSFSPVPMGYMSRDGCILDLNDRFVALFGYTLEDIPSLEAWMGKASPDPAKREELRALWDRAMRRGAGEDPDVPQAEYPVTCKDGRTRTVLIAGMAVGEGLLASFVDITERKRIEQALAEREEQLRLFVEHAPAAIAMFDRDMVYLAASRRWNDDYGLGGKNLTGLSHYAVFPELPERLREIHRLGLAGRVAGGVNESFTRSDGSIQWISWEIRPWFKSTGEIGGIVCFSEDVTVRKRAEMAIVEAKEAAEAANRAKSEFLANMSHEIRTPLNGILGMLQLLRTTTLDREQDEYTRVALRSGERLTRLLSDILDLSRIEAGRLSVTETTLRLGDLLRALHDTFMPLCREKGLVLALEPDGGLPESLVGDEVRIRQILFNLVGNALKFTVAGSVRLSVSALAPASPDRARLLFCVADTGVGIPDDKLPLVCDPFTQVAGSSSRPQEGAGLGLTITRRLVGLLRGTMTIESQEGQGTTVYLTLPMGLPPGSPAATEVAATKAAAPSSAPVGRRILLADDDRISQISLRRFLEKAGYRVAAVDNGQQALEALGRETFDCVLMDVQMPVLDGVTATRRIREGAGGIRNRDIPIVALTAYAMTGDRERFLAAGMDGYVAKPVDLDEMRRVIEQVVATAGKA